One segment of Campylobacter hominis ATCC BAA-381 DNA contains the following:
- the rpoC gene encoding DNA-directed RNA polymerase subunit beta': MSKELFGYKQIEVNEEQRPHNFDVFQIALASPEMIRSWSHGEVKKPETINYRTLKPERDGLFCAKIFGPIRDYECICGKYKKMRYKGYKCEKCGVEITSSKVRRTRMGHIELVTPVAHIWYVNSLPSRIGTLLNVKMKDLERVLYYEAYIVDNPGEAYYDNENSKKVEKYDVLNEEQYQLLTKLYTSTGFSARMGGEVIRDMLAELDLVDILNNLKEEMKSTTSDAKKKNIVKRLKVVESFIMSDLRPEWMMITVLPVLPADLRPLVNLDGGKFAVSDVNDLYRRVINRNTRLKRLIELDAPDIIIRNEKRMLQEAVDALFDNGRRTNAVKGANKRPLKSLSEIIKGKQGRFRQNLLGKRVDFSGRSVIVVGPRLKMDQCGLPKIMALELFKPHLIARLQEKGYATTVKQAKKMIENKENEVWECLEEVVKDYPVMLNRAPTLHKMSIQAFHPVLVEGKAIKLHPLVCAAFNADFDGDQMAVHVPLSQEAIAECKILMMSSMNILLPASGKAVTVPSQDMVLGVYYLSLEKTGAKGTNKIFANADEVMMAVEAKALDIHAKIKTTVNGHATFTTAGRLIIKSILPDFIPESMWNKIMKKKDIANLVNFVYKNGGTKLTASFLDNLKRLGFESATKAGVSISVADIIVPESKSEYINDGKRKVREIQNQYGAGLLTDSERYNKIVDIWTDTGNKVASEMMKLIKNDKHGFNSIYMMADSGARGSANQIKQLAGMRGLMAKPDGSIIETPIISNFREGLNVLEYFISTHGARKGLADTALKTANAGYLTRKLIDVSQNVKITMDDCHTHEGIEVTEITSNGELIESLEDRILGRVLSDDVIDPITNKVLFEAGTLLNEEKTQIICDAGIKSVSIRTPITCKAHKGVCSKCYGTNLSEGKLVKPGEAVGIIAAQSIGEPGTQLTLRTFHVGGTASTEQQDRQVIAKKEGFIRYYNIKTIENNGKFIVTNRRNAAVLLVEPKIKAPISGIVNIEIAHEDVILTIKNKKDEVKYTLRRHDLAKANELAGVAGKVESKFYIAYKNGDKVEENESLVEVIKEGWNVPNRILFASEIKVKDGEPVTQIIPAGAKGILKYFILKGDYLERLKDIKKGHIVTEKGMFVVIADEDGREAIRHYIPRESIIQFNDSTKVDNKDIIAKPKKNESLTVAEWDPYSTPIIAESEGVVAFEDIEIGYTAAEQYDETTGQSRVVINEYLPQGVKPTIVIANEKKELIRYHLDPKTAIFVSAGDSVKLADILAKTPKAVAKSQDITGGLPRVSELFEARKPKNDAIVADIDGTIRFDKPLRAKERVIIESNDGSSSEYLIDKARQIQVRNGEYVHAGEKLTDGVVSSHDVLRILGEKALHYYLISEIQQVYRSQGVAINDKHIEIIVSQMLRQVRVVDSGDTSLIPGDLVSKRKFSEENERIVAGGGEPALAEPVLLGVTRAAIGSDSVISAASFQETTKVLTEASIAGRCDYLEDLKENVILGRKIPVGTGLYKDKEVKLKKNGKE, encoded by the coding sequence ATGAGTAAAGAGTTATTTGGATATAAACAAATAGAAGTAAATGAAGAACAAAGGCCACATAATTTTGATGTTTTTCAAATCGCACTTGCAAGTCCGGAGATGATAAGATCATGGAGTCATGGTGAAGTAAAAAAACCTGAAACTATAAATTATCGTACTTTAAAACCTGAAAGAGATGGGCTTTTTTGCGCCAAAATTTTCGGTCCTATCAGAGATTATGAGTGTATTTGCGGAAAATATAAAAAAATGCGTTATAAAGGTTATAAATGCGAAAAATGCGGCGTAGAAATTACAAGCTCAAAAGTTAGACGAACACGAATGGGTCATATTGAACTTGTTACGCCGGTTGCTCATATTTGGTATGTAAATTCTTTGCCAAGCCGCATCGGCACTCTTTTAAATGTCAAAATGAAAGATTTGGAGCGTGTTTTATACTATGAAGCTTATATTGTAGATAATCCTGGAGAAGCTTATTACGATAATGAAAATTCAAAAAAAGTTGAAAAATACGATGTTTTAAATGAAGAACAATACCAACTTTTAACCAAACTTTATACATCAACCGGTTTTAGTGCAAGAATGGGCGGAGAAGTCATTAGAGATATGCTTGCTGAACTTGATTTGGTCGATATTCTAAACAATTTAAAAGAAGAGATGAAAAGCACTACATCGGACGCAAAGAAAAAAAATATTGTAAAACGTCTTAAGGTTGTAGAATCTTTTATTATGTCAGATTTAAGACCTGAATGGATGATGATTACAGTTTTGCCTGTTTTGCCTGCCGATTTAAGACCGCTTGTAAATTTAGACGGCGGAAAATTTGCAGTCAGCGATGTAAATGATCTTTATCGACGTGTAATCAATAGGAATACTCGTTTAAAAAGACTAATAGAACTTGATGCGCCTGATATTATCATAAGAAATGAAAAAAGAATGCTTCAAGAGGCTGTCGATGCGTTGTTTGATAACGGCAGAAGAACAAATGCCGTAAAAGGTGCGAATAAAAGACCTCTAAAATCACTAAGCGAAATCATTAAAGGAAAGCAAGGTCGTTTTAGACAAAATTTACTTGGAAAACGTGTTGATTTTTCAGGACGTTCAGTTATTGTTGTAGGTCCAAGACTAAAAATGGATCAATGCGGTCTTCCAAAAATTATGGCGCTAGAGTTATTTAAACCGCATCTAATAGCTCGTTTGCAAGAAAAGGGCTATGCTACAACCGTAAAACAAGCTAAAAAAATGATAGAAAATAAGGAAAATGAAGTTTGGGAATGCCTGGAAGAGGTTGTAAAAGATTATCCTGTTATGCTTAATCGTGCGCCTACACTTCATAAAATGTCTATTCAAGCATTTCATCCTGTTTTGGTTGAAGGAAAAGCTATAAAGCTTCATCCGCTTGTTTGTGCCGCATTTAATGCCGATTTTGACGGTGATCAAATGGCGGTTCATGTTCCTTTAAGTCAAGAGGCGATTGCGGAATGTAAAATTTTAATGATGAGCTCTATGAATATTTTGCTTCCTGCAAGCGGAAAAGCTGTTACAGTTCCAAGTCAAGATATGGTTTTAGGTGTTTATTATCTATCACTTGAAAAAACAGGAGCGAAAGGCACAAATAAAATTTTTGCAAATGCCGATGAAGTTATGATGGCAGTTGAAGCAAAAGCGCTTGATATACATGCAAAAATTAAAACAACTGTTAACGGACATGCCACATTTACAACAGCCGGTCGTCTTATTATAAAATCTATTTTGCCTGATTTTATACCTGAGAGCATGTGGAATAAGATTATGAAGAAAAAAGATATTGCAAATTTGGTTAATTTCGTATATAAAAATGGCGGAACTAAACTTACGGCATCATTTTTGGATAATCTTAAAAGACTCGGTTTTGAATCCGCAACAAAAGCTGGCGTATCTATATCGGTAGCAGATATTATTGTACCTGAAAGTAAAAGTGAATATATAAATGACGGAAAACGAAAAGTTAGAGAAATTCAAAATCAATATGGTGCAGGACTTTTAACCGATAGCGAAAGATACAATAAAATCGTTGATATTTGGACGGATACGGGAAATAAAGTCGCAAGCGAAATGATGAAACTTATCAAAAATGATAAGCACGGATTTAATTCAATTTATATGATGGCTGATTCAGGTGCAAGAGGTAGTGCAAATCAAATAAAACAACTTGCAGGAATGCGTGGTCTTATGGCGAAACCTGATGGTTCGATTATCGAAACACCGATTATTTCAAATTTTAGAGAAGGCTTAAATGTGCTTGAATATTTTATTTCAACACACGGTGCCAGAAAAGGTCTTGCCGATACTGCTTTAAAAACAGCAAATGCCGGATATTTGACAAGAAAACTAATTGACGTATCTCAAAATGTAAAAATTACAATGGACGATTGCCATACACACGAAGGTATCGAAGTTACCGAAATTACGTCAAACGGAGAGTTGATCGAAAGTTTGGAAGATAGAATTTTAGGTCGCGTATTAAGTGATGATGTAATCGATCCTATTACAAATAAAGTTTTATTTGAAGCCGGAACATTGCTTAATGAAGAAAAAACGCAAATAATTTGCGATGCCGGAATTAAATCCGTAAGTATTCGCACACCTATAACTTGTAAAGCTCATAAGGGTGTTTGTTCAAAATGTTACGGTACAAATTTAAGTGAAGGTAAACTTGTAAAACCTGGTGAAGCCGTAGGAATCATTGCCGCTCAATCAATCGGAGAGCCTGGAACTCAATTAACACTACGAACTTTTCACGTTGGAGGAACTGCTTCAACGGAACAACAAGATCGCCAAGTAATCGCTAAAAAAGAGGGTTTTATAAGATACTACAATATAAAAACTATTGAAAATAACGGAAAATTTATTGTTACAAATCGTAGAAATGCGGCTGTACTTTTGGTGGAACCAAAGATAAAAGCACCTATTAGCGGTATAGTAAATATTGAAATTGCTCACGAAGATGTTATTTTAACAATAAAAAATAAAAAAGATGAAGTAAAATATACACTTCGAAGACATGATTTGGCAAAAGCGAATGAGCTTGCAGGAGTGGCTGGAAAGGTTGAAAGTAAATTTTATATAGCTTATAAAAACGGCGATAAAGTTGAAGAAAATGAAAGTCTTGTTGAAGTCATAAAAGAAGGTTGGAATGTTCCTAATCGTATCCTTTTTGCAAGTGAAATTAAAGTAAAAGATGGCGAACCTGTTACTCAAATAATACCTGCCGGCGCAAAAGGAATTTTAAAATATTTCATCCTTAAAGGTGATTATTTAGAAAGATTAAAAGATATCAAAAAAGGCCATATCGTAACTGAAAAAGGTATGTTTGTAGTAATTGCCGATGAAGACGGTAGAGAAGCTATTCGCCACTATATTCCAAGAGAATCTATTATTCAATTCAATGATAGCACGAAGGTTGATAATAAAGATATAATAGCTAAACCAAAGAAAAATGAAAGTTTGACAGTCGCTGAATGGGATCCTTACTCTACGCCTATAATTGCTGAAAGCGAAGGCGTTGTTGCATTTGAAGATATCGAAATCGGCTATACGGCTGCAGAGCAATACGATGAAACAACAGGTCAAAGCAGGGTTGTTATAAACGAATATTTGCCGCAAGGTGTAAAACCTACTATTGTTATTGCAAATGAAAAGAAAGAACTTATTCGTTATCATTTAGATCCAAAAACTGCGATTTTTGTAAGTGCCGGAGATAGTGTAAAGTTGGCCGATATTTTGGCTAAAACTCCAAAAGCTGTTGCGAAATCGCAAGATATTACAGGTGGTCTTCCAAGAGTATCCGAGTTATTTGAAGCAAGAAAACCTAAAAATGATGCAATTGTGGCAGATATAGATGGAACAATTCGCTTTGACAAGCCGCTTCGCGCTAAAGAGCGTGTAATAATTGAATCAAATGACGGTTCTTCTTCGGAGTATCTTATAGATAAAGCTCGCCAAATTCAAGTAAGAAACGGCGAATATGTACATGCAGGTGAAAAACTTACCGACGGTGTAGTTTCAAGCCATGATGTACTTAGAATTTTAGGTGAAAAAGCGCTTCATTATTATTTGATAAGTGAAATTCAACAAGTTTATAGAAGTCAAGGTGTTGCGATAAACGATAAACATATTGAAATTATAGTTTCTCAAATGCTTAGACAAGTGCGAGTTGTAGATAGCGGTGATACAAGTTTGATTCCTGGTGATTTGGTCAGCAAAAGAAAATTCAGTGAAGAAAATGAAAGAATTGTCGCAGGCGGCGGAGAGCCTGCTTTGGCTGAGCCTGTACTTCTTGGTGTTACAAGAGCTGCGATTGGAAGTGATAGTGTTATATCAGCTGCATCTTTCCAAGAAACCACAAAAGTTTTAACGGAAGCCAGCATTGCAGGAAGATGCGATTATCTTGAAGATTTAAAAGAAAATGTTATTTTAGGTAGAAAAATTCCTGTTGGAACCGGACTTTATAAAGATAAAGAGGTAAAATTAAAGAAAAACGGCAAAGAATAA
- the rpsG gene encoding 30S ribosomal protein S7, producing the protein MRRRKALVREVLPDPIYGNKVITKFINSLMYDGKKSIATKIMYGAINLIDQKGGEKKGIEVFNDAIENVKPVLEVKSRRVGGATYQVPIEVRPARQQALAIRWIIAFARKRSERTMIEKLAYELLDAANSKGSSFKKKEDTYKMAEANKAFAHYRW; encoded by the coding sequence ATGAGAAGAAGAAAAGCTCTAGTTAGAGAAGTTTTGCCGGATCCAATATACGGCAATAAAGTAATCACTAAATTTATCAATTCACTTATGTATGATGGCAAGAAAAGTATTGCAACTAAAATTATGTATGGTGCAATAAATTTGATTGATCAAAAAGGAGGCGAAAAAAAAGGTATTGAAGTTTTTAATGATGCCATTGAAAACGTAAAACCTGTTTTGGAAGTTAAATCACGTCGCGTTGGCGGCGCTACTTACCAAGTTCCGATTGAAGTTCGCCCTGCACGCCAACAAGCACTTGCAATTCGTTGGATTATAGCGTTTGCCAGAAAAAGAAGTGAACGCACAATGATTGAAAAATTAGCTTATGAATTGCTCGATGCTGCAAATTCTAAAGGTTCTTCATTTAAGAAAAAAGAGGATACTTATAAGATGGCTGAAGCTAATAAAGCTTTTGCTCACTATCGTTGGTAA
- a CDS encoding DoxX family protein, giving the protein MESKKFYDNGLFFLRLIFGICFLMHGISKISHGIDFVKDMVVNSGMPEILSYGVYIGEVLAPICIIIGLFPRISSFIIIINSAMILFLAHGSNLFGLNQYGGFNAELPFLYIGICLCILFCGSGKYAIKDKF; this is encoded by the coding sequence ATGGAAAGTAAAAAATTTTATGATAACGGTTTATTTTTTCTAAGATTGATTTTTGGAATTTGTTTTTTAATGCATGGAATTTCAAAAATTTCTCATGGAATAGATTTCGTAAAAGATATGGTTGTAAATTCCGGTATGCCTGAAATTTTAAGTTATGGCGTTTATATAGGTGAAGTTTTGGCGCCGATTTGTATTATTATAGGACTTTTTCCAAGAATTAGTTCATTTATAATTATAATAAATAGCGCTATGATTTTATTTTTAGCTCATGGTTCAAATCTTTTTGGATTAAATCAATACGGTGGATTTAATGCGGAATTGCCGTTTTTATATATAGGTATTTGTCTTTGCATATTATTTTGTGGAAGCGGTAAATATGCCATTAAAGACAAATTTTAA
- the rpsL gene encoding 30S ribosomal protein S12 has protein sequence MPTINQLVRKERKKIIEKSKSPALKNCPQRRGVCTRVYTTTPKKPNSALRKVAKVRLTSGFEVISYIGGEGHNLQEHSIVLVRGGRVKDLPGVKYHIVRGALDTAGVAKRTVSRSKYGAKRPKK, from the coding sequence GTGCCAACTATAAATCAATTGGTTAGAAAAGAGCGCAAAAAGATTATTGAAAAATCAAAATCTCCTGCGTTAAAGAATTGTCCGCAAAGACGCGGTGTTTGCACGAGAGTTTATACTACAACTCCTAAAAAACCGAACTCTGCGCTTAGAAAAGTTGCCAAAGTAAGGCTTACAAGTGGTTTTGAAGTTATCAGCTATATCGGTGGAGAAGGTCACAATTTGCAAGAACACAGTATTGTACTTGTTCGTGGCGGTCGTGTAAAAGACTTACCGGGTGTCAAATATCACATTGTTCGTGGTGCTCTTGATACTGCAGGTGTTGCAAAAAGAACTGTTTCAAGATCAAAATACGGTGCTAAACGCCCTAAAAAATAG